The following proteins come from a genomic window of Sphingobium cloacae:
- the lptE gene encoding LPS assembly lipoprotein LptE codes for MKRLIPLLAVTVLLSGCGLRPVYGGGGHGAVAQALGNVEVQPIQGKAGWLVRNALNDRLSAMNGTGPAYKLVVKLDDQISGFGLRGDAAITRERRTLRARYQLIDGATGAQVLDDTAGSDAGIDVTSSEYATIAAEDTALERLSQTIADQIIARLATFATRDQRHEGQ; via the coding sequence ATGAAGCGCTTGATCCCCCTGCTCGCCGTCACGGTCCTTCTTTCCGGCTGCGGGCTCCGTCCCGTCTATGGCGGCGGCGGACATGGGGCGGTGGCGCAGGCGCTCGGCAATGTCGAGGTGCAGCCGATCCAGGGCAAGGCGGGCTGGCTGGTCCGCAATGCGCTCAACGACCGGCTCTCCGCGATGAACGGGACCGGTCCCGCCTACAAGCTGGTGGTGAAGCTGGACGACCAGATCAGCGGCTTTGGCCTGCGCGGCGACGCGGCGATCACGCGGGAGCGGCGGACCCTGCGCGCGCGCTATCAGTTGATCGACGGGGCGACGGGCGCGCAGGTGCTGGACGACACTGCGGGGTCCGACGCGGGCATCGACGTCACCTCCAGCGAATATGCGACCATCGCGGCGGAAGACACGGCGCTCGAACGCCTCTCGCAAACCATCGCGGACCAGATCATCGCGCGGCTCGCCACCTTCGCGACGCGGGACCAACGGCATGAAGGCCAATAG
- the leuS gene encoding leucine--tRNA ligase — translation MQRRFNPLEADARWQAVWDEKQTFRASDSSDKPRSYVLEMFPYPSGRIHIGHVRNYSMGDVLARFRRMTGHEVLHPMGWDAFGMPAENAAMEKKVHPGEWTRSNIANMRAQLKKLGFAIDWSRELATCEPDYYGQEQALFLDMLEAGLVYRKESAVNWDPVDMTVLANEQVIDGRGWRSGALVEKRKLSQWFLKITQFADDLLEGLKTLDQWPDKVRTMQENWIGKSVGLAFRFQPVAPFDSEIEVYSTRPDTIFGASFVAVAADHPVAQAVAAESAEAAAFIEKCKEGGTTAAELETAEKLGFDTGLSVAHPFDPEWKLPVFIANFVLMDYGTGAVMGVPGHDQRDLDFARKYMLAVERVVAAEGDEAKPIQNEAYVGPGKLVNSRFLDGMSVEDAKAEVIRRAEESGWGTGTTVFRLRDWGVSRQRYWGTPIPVIHCGDCGVVGVPKDQLPVTLPEDVSFDIPGNPLDRHPTWKHVDCPQCGKPARRETDTLDTFADSSWYFIRFASQPQDRPFDRETVEKWLPVGQYIGGVEHAILHLLYARFWTRALQHMGQLGFAEPFTGLFTQGMVTHETYKAGDGSWLSPGEVKKSGDDYVHIESGAPVAVGRVEKMSKSKKNVVDPDDIIAQYGADAVRWFMLSDSPPERDLPWTESGIEGSWRFVNRLWRLFGEADRSAEGQDKALDRKLHQMIDGVAKDIEALSFNKAVAKIYELANTVEKAQPSASRSAAIRTLALLVAPMTPHLAEEAWAAMGEGGLIADAAWPVVDPALLVDDEVTIACQVMGKLRDTITVPKGTPREELEKLALAAPNVARTLDGATPKKVIVVPDRLVNLVV, via the coding sequence ATGCAAAGGCGCTTCAACCCGCTTGAGGCCGATGCCCGCTGGCAGGCCGTCTGGGATGAGAAGCAGACGTTCAGGGCGTCCGACAGCAGCGACAAGCCGCGCTCCTACGTGCTGGAGATGTTCCCTTATCCCTCCGGGCGCATCCATATCGGCCATGTCCGCAACTATTCCATGGGCGACGTGCTGGCGCGCTTCCGCCGGATGACGGGGCATGAGGTGCTGCACCCGATGGGCTGGGACGCTTTCGGCATGCCCGCCGAAAATGCGGCGATGGAGAAGAAGGTGCATCCGGGCGAATGGACCCGCTCCAACATCGCCAACATGCGCGCGCAGTTGAAGAAGCTGGGCTTCGCCATCGACTGGAGCCGTGAACTCGCCACCTGCGAGCCGGACTATTACGGGCAGGAACAGGCGCTGTTCCTCGACATGCTGGAGGCGGGCCTCGTCTACCGCAAGGAAAGCGCGGTCAACTGGGACCCGGTCGACATGACCGTGCTCGCCAATGAGCAGGTGATCGACGGGCGCGGCTGGCGGTCGGGCGCTCTGGTGGAGAAGCGCAAGCTTTCCCAGTGGTTCCTCAAGATCACGCAGTTCGCCGACGATCTGCTGGAGGGACTGAAGACGCTGGACCAGTGGCCCGACAAGGTGCGGACGATGCAGGAAAACTGGATCGGCAAATCGGTCGGCTTGGCTTTCCGTTTTCAGCCGGTCGCGCCCTTCGACAGCGAGATCGAGGTTTATTCGACCCGGCCCGACACGATCTTCGGCGCAAGCTTCGTCGCGGTGGCGGCGGATCATCCGGTGGCGCAGGCGGTGGCGGCGGAGAGCGCGGAAGCTGCTGCCTTCATCGAAAAGTGCAAGGAAGGCGGCACCACCGCCGCTGAGCTGGAGACGGCGGAAAAGCTGGGCTTCGACACCGGACTTTCGGTGGCGCATCCCTTCGATCCCGAATGGAAGCTGCCGGTCTTCATCGCCAATTTCGTGCTGATGGATTATGGCACCGGCGCGGTGATGGGCGTGCCGGGGCATGACCAGCGCGACCTCGACTTCGCGCGCAAATATATGCTGGCGGTGGAGCGCGTCGTCGCGGCCGAGGGTGACGAAGCCAAGCCGATCCAGAACGAAGCCTATGTCGGGCCAGGCAAGCTCGTCAATTCCCGCTTCCTCGACGGCATGAGCGTGGAGGACGCGAAGGCCGAAGTCATCCGCCGCGCCGAAGAGAGCGGCTGGGGCACCGGCACGACCGTATTCCGGTTGAGGGATTGGGGCGTGTCGCGCCAGCGTTACTGGGGGACGCCGATCCCGGTCATCCATTGCGGCGATTGCGGCGTGGTGGGCGTGCCCAAGGATCAGCTTCCGGTGACATTGCCGGAGGATGTGAGCTTCGACATTCCGGGCAATCCGCTGGACCGGCATCCGACATGGAAGCATGTCGATTGCCCGCAATGCGGCAAGCCCGCGCGGCGCGAGACGGACACGCTCGACACCTTCGCCGATTCGAGCTGGTATTTCATCCGCTTCGCCAGCCAGCCGCAGGACAGGCCGTTCGACCGTGAGACGGTCGAGAAATGGCTGCCGGTGGGGCAATATATAGGCGGCGTCGAACATGCGATCCTGCACCTGCTCTATGCGCGCTTCTGGACGCGGGCGTTGCAGCATATGGGACAGTTGGGTTTCGCCGAGCCGTTCACCGGGCTTTTCACACAGGGCATGGTGACGCATGAGACCTACAAGGCGGGCGACGGAAGCTGGCTCTCTCCGGGCGAAGTGAAGAAGTCCGGCGACGATTATGTCCACATCGAAAGCGGCGCGCCGGTGGCGGTCGGCCGCGTCGAAAAGATGTCCAAGTCCAAGAAGAATGTCGTCGATCCCGATGACATCATCGCCCAATATGGCGCGGACGCGGTGCGCTGGTTCATGCTGTCCGACAGCCCGCCGGAGCGCGACCTGCCCTGGACCGAAAGCGGCATCGAAGGATCGTGGCGCTTCGTCAATCGCTTGTGGCGCCTGTTCGGGGAAGCGGACAGGAGCGCGGAAGGGCAGGACAAGGCCCTCGACCGCAAGCTGCACCAGATGATCGACGGCGTGGCGAAGGATATCGAGGCGCTGTCCTTCAACAAGGCGGTGGCGAAGATATACGAACTCGCCAACACAGTGGAGAAGGCCCAGCCCTCCGCCTCGCGCAGCGCCGCGATCCGCACGCTGGCGCTGCTGGTCGCGCCGATGACGCCGCATCTGGCCGAGGAAGCCTGGGCGGCCATGGGCGAGGGCGGGCTGATCGCGGACGCCGCGTGGCCCGTGGTCGACCCCGCGCTGCTGGTTGACGATGAAGTCACCATCGCCTGTCAGGTGATGGGCAAGCTGCGCGACACCATCACCGTGCCCAAGGGGACGCCGAGGGAAGAACTGGAAAAGCTCGCCCTCGCCGCGCCCAATGTCGCGCGGACGCTGGACGGCGCGACGCCGAAGAAGGTGATCGTGGTGCCCGACCGGCTGGTCAATCTGGTGGTGTGA